The following proteins are co-located in the Leptospira hartskeerlii genome:
- a CDS encoding hybrid sensor histidine kinase/response regulator → MDHSSSSSPDFRLLFESVPGLYLVLSPELKILAVSDAYLKATLTERDKILGRGIFEVFPDNPDDPEATGVSNLRSSLLRVLETKVPDTMAVQKYDIQLPEEEGGGFAAKYWSPLNTPVLNKKGKVECIIHKVEDVTEFVLLKERGQKQSEMTEALLSRTEEMETEIIRRSHELQSANKNLRETEKIKNDFFANVSHELRTPLSLILAPVESILLDKGSNLSSSNIQMLGTVHNNSVRLLQMVNSLLDFSKFEAGKMRVELESTNISNLIHTILKDFEPSALEKNIRIQKELPSSDLNILIDRYLFERIFFNLLSNALKFTPKDGTISVILTYSENQLLLSVQDSGIGISDEDQKIIFKKFQQAEGSSTRKYGGTGLGLAMVKDFSELLGGSVEVTSKLGSGSKFSVKIPAQIAESGEKGLSSKIFSHSPQFSSLDISNRETADLSDKPKVLICEDNEDLASYIHSLLSPLYQVKSAKNGKEGMKLVHSWAPDLVLSDVMMPEMDGVQLCKEIKANPKISQTIVVLLTALTHREAMLKGWEAKADEYLCKPFHPEELLVRMKSLLAIAEDRKKNLETLEQKNFELEFANAELEAFSYSVSHDLRAPLRAIQGYTQMIIEDHSSVLDAEGIRFLNVLIDSTKRMENLIDNLLEFSKVGKKELKDSTFDLTEVAETVVSQIKDQTEHNAEIIIHPLSKVTTDRDMMSYVFQNLISNAVKYSAKKERPKVEIGVTNTDKGKTFFVKDNGAGFDMKYYNRLFGVFQRLHRQEDFSGTGVGLAIVHRIVTRYKGSVWAEGKPGEGASFFFTLGEKAGTAVGFRN, encoded by the coding sequence ATGGACCATTCTTCCTCTTCCAGTCCTGATTTTCGTCTTCTTTTCGAATCTGTTCCAGGCTTGTACCTGGTGCTTTCACCGGAGCTTAAAATTTTAGCGGTGAGTGACGCGTATCTCAAGGCGACTCTGACCGAGAGAGATAAAATTTTAGGAAGAGGGATTTTCGAAGTTTTTCCAGACAATCCCGACGATCCGGAGGCGACAGGCGTAAGCAATCTTCGCAGTTCCCTTCTGCGTGTTTTGGAAACAAAAGTTCCAGACACGATGGCTGTCCAAAAATATGATATCCAACTTCCGGAAGAAGAAGGCGGAGGTTTTGCTGCAAAGTATTGGAGCCCTTTAAACACACCTGTGTTGAACAAAAAGGGAAAAGTAGAATGTATTATTCATAAAGTCGAAGATGTTACAGAGTTTGTACTCCTAAAAGAAAGAGGACAAAAACAATCCGAGATGACTGAGGCTCTTCTTTCACGTACAGAAGAGATGGAAACAGAGATCATCCGTCGCTCTCATGAGTTACAATCGGCAAATAAAAATTTAAGAGAAACTGAAAAGATCAAAAACGATTTTTTTGCAAATGTTTCCCACGAACTTAGAACTCCTCTTAGTCTGATCTTAGCTCCTGTAGAATCTATTCTTTTGGACAAAGGATCCAACCTTTCATCCAGTAATATCCAGATGTTGGGAACAGTTCACAATAATTCAGTCAGACTTCTTCAGATGGTGAATAGTCTATTAGATTTTTCTAAATTTGAAGCCGGAAAAATGAGAGTCGAACTCGAATCTACGAATATCAGTAATCTAATCCATACAATCTTAAAAGACTTCGAACCGAGTGCTTTAGAGAAGAATATTCGAATCCAAAAGGAACTACCTTCTTCCGACCTAAATATTCTGATAGATCGCTACCTATTCGAAAGGATTTTCTTTAACCTTCTTTCTAACGCTTTAAAGTTTACCCCTAAAGATGGAACAATCTCTGTTATTCTTACTTATTCCGAAAATCAACTTCTTCTTTCCGTTCAGGATTCAGGGATCGGGATCTCGGATGAAGACCAAAAGATCATTTTTAAAAAATTCCAGCAGGCAGAAGGTTCTTCTACCAGAAAATACGGCGGAACAGGATTAGGTCTCGCTATGGTAAAAGATTTTTCGGAACTTTTGGGCGGTTCCGTAGAAGTTACCAGCAAATTAGGCTCAGGAAGCAAGTTCAGTGTCAAAATTCCCGCGCAAATAGCGGAGTCGGGAGAAAAGGGCCTTTCTTCCAAAATTTTCTCGCATTCTCCCCAATTTTCTAGTTTAGATATTTCTAATAGAGAAACTGCCGATCTTTCAGATAAACCTAAAGTTTTGATTTGCGAAGATAACGAAGACCTTGCTAGTTATATTCATTCCCTTCTCTCTCCATTATATCAAGTCAAATCGGCAAAAAATGGAAAAGAAGGAATGAAATTAGTCCACTCCTGGGCCCCTGATTTGGTACTTTCAGATGTGATGATGCCAGAGATGGATGGCGTGCAACTTTGTAAAGAGATCAAAGCAAACCCTAAAATTTCGCAGACGATTGTAGTGCTCCTTACTGCATTAACTCATAGAGAAGCAATGCTAAAAGGCTGGGAAGCGAAAGCGGATGAATATTTGTGCAAACCTTTCCATCCGGAAGAATTGCTCGTTAGAATGAAGTCTCTCCTCGCAATTGCTGAAGATAGAAAAAAGAATTTAGAAACATTAGAACAGAAAAATTTCGAACTGGAATTTGCCAACGCAGAGTTAGAAGCATTCTCCTATTCAGTCTCTCATGACTTGAGAGCACCATTGAGAGCGATCCAAGGATATACCCAAATGATCATAGAAGATCATAGTTCCGTCTTGGATGCGGAAGGGATCCGATTCTTAAATGTACTCATCGACTCCACAAAAAGAATGGAGAACCTAATCGATAACTTATTAGAATTTTCTAAAGTAGGCAAAAAAGAATTGAAGGACTCCACCTTTGATCTTACTGAAGTTGCCGAAACCGTGGTGAGCCAGATCAAGGATCAAACGGAACATAACGCTGAAATTATAATCCACCCGCTTTCAAAAGTGACGACTGACAGAGATATGATGTCTTACGTGTTCCAAAACCTGATCTCCAACGCGGTAAAATATTCCGCCAAAAAGGAAAGACCCAAGGTAGAGATTGGAGTCACAAATACAGACAAGGGAAAAACATTCTTCGTAAAAGACAATGGAGCAGGCTTCGATATGAAATATTATAATCGACTTTTCGGTGTTTTCCAAAGATTGCATAGACAGGAAGATTTCTCCGGCACGGGAGTTGGCCTTGCAATCGTACATAGGATCGTTACCAGATACAAGGGTTCTGTATGGGCAGAAGGTAAACCGGGAGAAGGTGCATCCTTCTTCTTTACCTTGGGAGAAAAAGCCGGAACCGCGGTCGGTTTCCGTAATTGA
- a CDS encoding response regulator — MSHLLDDRPKILIVDDEAANLQVLKQILQEDYRLFFAKDGIKAVELAISEKPNLILLDVMMPGMTGHETCKKLRNDPSTSRIPVIFVTAMAEEEDEADGFEAGAVDYITKPVSPAIVKARVKTHLSLVRNDELKETRLQIIQRLGLAAEYKDNETGLHVIRMSHYSKTLAKALGHSEDTAEKILHASPMHDIGKIGIPDSILQKPGKLDPEEWEIMKTHPTIGAEIIGDHDSALLQMAKSIALNHHEKWDGSGYPNGIKGDTIPVEARIVTIADVFDALTTERPYKKAWSIEDAVNHIRKGAGSHFDPGLVPIFLNLMPELLEIRERWAET; from the coding sequence ATGAGCCATCTCCTTGATGACAGACCTAAAATTTTAATCGTAGATGACGAAGCAGCAAATCTGCAGGTACTCAAACAAATATTACAAGAAGATTATAGACTTTTTTTCGCAAAAGACGGGATTAAAGCTGTAGAACTTGCGATCTCAGAGAAACCGAATCTTATTCTTTTAGACGTGATGATGCCGGGCATGACTGGACATGAAACATGTAAAAAGCTCAGAAATGATCCCTCTACTTCCAGGATACCTGTAATATTCGTGACTGCAATGGCAGAAGAAGAAGATGAGGCTGACGGTTTCGAAGCGGGGGCCGTGGACTATATTACAAAACCTGTAAGTCCTGCAATCGTAAAGGCCAGAGTAAAAACACATCTTTCGTTGGTAAGAAACGACGAGTTGAAAGAGACTAGGCTTCAAATCATCCAAAGATTGGGACTCGCGGCAGAATATAAGGATAACGAAACAGGCCTTCACGTAATCCGAATGAGCCATTATTCTAAAACTCTTGCGAAAGCCTTAGGTCATTCCGAAGATACAGCCGAAAAAATATTACACGCTTCTCCAATGCATGATATCGGCAAAATCGGCATCCCGGATAGTATATTACAAAAACCTGGTAAACTTGACCCGGAAGAATGGGAGATCATGAAGACCCACCCCACTATAGGAGCGGAGATCATTGGAGACCATGATTCTGCTCTCTTACAAATGGCAAAAAGTATCGCCTTGAACCATCATGAAAAGTGGGATGGAAGCGGTTATCCAAACGGGATCAAAGGAGATACAATTCCAGTCGAAGCTAGGATCGTAACAATCGCAGACGTATTTGATGCTCTCACCACGGAAAGACCTTATAAAAAAGCATGGAGTATTGAAGACGCAGTCAACCATATCCGAAAAGGTGCAGGATCTCATTTTGATCCCGGGCTTGTTCCTATCTTTTTGAACCTCATGCCTGAACTTTTAGAGATTAGAGAGCGCTGGGCAGAAACTTAA
- a CDS encoding SDR family NAD(P)-dependent oxidoreductase gives MALKNILVVGAGSGIGKSLLEKLNTTPEYFPIGISRRGIPLEENLERGLNYLCDLGNQDQILKFTSSLLKIWKEIHAVYFASGDGLFLKIEDLEWEDLQKHLTLNLSAPILLTSKLLPSMKKGSLLCYISSTAGRQGFPESSPYCASKHGLAGFAKAIREEVKGRGIRVTTVYAGAIDTPIWDGREGFKREDMIPATDAAIFLESLYSLPASFNQDEVLFLPPKGVL, from the coding sequence ATGGCACTCAAAAATATCCTGGTAGTAGGGGCCGGATCCGGGATCGGCAAATCTTTATTAGAAAAACTGAATACAACTCCTGAATATTTTCCGATCGGGATTTCCAGACGTGGGATCCCTCTGGAGGAAAATTTAGAAAGAGGATTAAATTATCTCTGCGATTTGGGAAACCAAGACCAAATCCTCAAATTTACTTCTTCTCTTCTGAAAATTTGGAAAGAGATCCATGCTGTCTACTTCGCTTCGGGAGACGGCCTATTCTTAAAAATAGAGGATCTAGAATGGGAGGATCTACAAAAACATCTCACTCTAAACCTAAGCGCTCCTATTTTGCTGACTTCTAAACTTCTGCCCTCTATGAAAAAGGGATCTCTTCTTTGTTATATTTCTTCCACTGCGGGAAGACAGGGATTTCCGGAATCTTCTCCTTATTGCGCGTCTAAACATGGCCTGGCCGGTTTCGCAAAAGCGATCCGAGAAGAAGTGAAGGGTCGTGGAATAAGAGTTACTACAGTGTACGCTGGAGCAATAGACACTCCGATTTGGGATGGCAGAGAAGGTTTCAAGAGAGAAGATATGATCCCTGCAACCGATGCAGCGATCTTTTTAGAAAGTTTGTATTCTCTTCCCGCAAGCTTCAACCAGGACGAGGTCCTTTTTCTTCCGCCAAAAGGTGTGCTTTAA
- a CDS encoding histidine kinase N-terminal 7TM domain-containing protein, producing MGTEVQSLTWFKWTPYAILPLFSLFLSILTFRLGYKNRQTSGAPEFILVCLGIALYSFGYFWEIVSTKPDNIIFWDNFQFIGPDVLIIALPFLCLRMANLNRFIHPISGFLFSIIPICTEFVVWFGEEEWIRPSLRFDPSAPWLALIYEYGPWMQVYVINFLSIFLICIIILLYGAWSQRAFHRIRCLVFLIGISIPFGSQIMTAGGFIPFIHPKLDIFPLAAGFALIVWMYGLFYFKILNLIPLARNQVFEYIQDAVFVMNSSGFLLDCNVSALNLLGTARLRQNSKLSEFLPDLDVLVDECHTNRKANTEWKTNHGKYYDVSVRSQRAEGSQFTIVVLRDVTQRAISERKLSERRDILQSILDSTSILFLVLDGDGKLILLNRACLQTTGFDLMELEGKVFWETELFAEESKKIAKVFEQRFAKKKFPKHTSVLLRTKDGKSRRTLWEHKEVRDRNGHLQYVISTGTDATGLEEAEFRIETLQRANEEILAQKAIIESQKFDLEDVLQNLKRTQAKLIQASKLADLGQLAAGIAHEINNPIGAIQAAGYNILSYLEKIRTELRPILPILSSISDEDWISFNELITLGVSSKEILIGLERRRILAEIRTEMKSADILFPEETAEFFVDYGIASSWRNFERILRNRNTRELLPFFLNLLGPEQCVDTIKTAVDRSAKIVYALRSFAHFESSHKKRKFSLKENIDTVLTLYQNLFKHGVEVSTNLDGIPEFLGFPDDLMHLWTNLIMNSVQAMSYKGSIGISASLQKNEVIVSIQDKGPGIPAEVQDQVFDAFFTTKPLGEGSGLGLDIAKRIVEKHKGRIWFESSPGNTIFYVGLPFEV from the coding sequence ATGGGAACGGAAGTCCAATCTTTAACCTGGTTCAAATGGACTCCTTACGCGATCCTTCCCCTATTTAGTCTCTTTCTTTCTATTCTTACTTTTCGTTTAGGCTACAAGAACAGACAAACTTCGGGAGCACCTGAATTCATCCTGGTATGTCTTGGAATTGCTCTTTATAGCTTTGGATATTTTTGGGAGATAGTCAGCACAAAACCTGATAATATAATTTTCTGGGACAATTTTCAATTCATCGGCCCGGATGTTCTGATCATCGCTCTTCCATTTCTATGCCTGAGAATGGCCAATTTAAATAGGTTCATTCATCCAATCAGTGGCTTTCTTTTTTCAATCATTCCAATTTGCACTGAATTCGTGGTCTGGTTCGGAGAAGAAGAATGGATCCGCCCGTCTCTCAGATTCGATCCATCCGCTCCTTGGCTTGCATTAATCTACGAATATGGGCCTTGGATGCAGGTCTATGTGATCAATTTTCTCTCAATCTTTCTAATCTGTATTATAATTTTATTATATGGGGCCTGGTCTCAAAGAGCATTTCACAGGATACGTTGTTTAGTTTTTCTAATAGGGATCTCTATTCCTTTCGGAAGCCAAATAATGACTGCGGGAGGTTTTATCCCGTTCATTCATCCTAAATTGGACATTTTCCCTTTAGCAGCAGGGTTCGCATTGATCGTTTGGATGTACGGTCTTTTTTATTTCAAGATCTTAAATCTGATCCCTTTAGCCAGAAACCAGGTATTCGAGTATATACAAGATGCAGTTTTTGTAATGAACTCTTCCGGTTTCCTTTTAGACTGCAATGTTTCAGCTTTAAATCTACTCGGAACAGCAAGACTGAGGCAGAATTCCAAACTTTCCGAATTTTTGCCGGACCTAGATGTTCTTGTGGATGAATGTCATACTAACAGAAAGGCTAATACGGAATGGAAAACGAATCATGGTAAATATTACGATGTTTCTGTTCGTTCTCAAAGAGCGGAAGGTTCTCAATTCACAATTGTAGTTCTAAGAGATGTAACCCAAAGGGCAATCTCTGAAAGAAAACTTTCGGAAAGAAGGGATATTCTTCAAAGTATTTTGGATTCCACTAGCATTCTGTTTTTAGTTTTAGACGGAGATGGCAAATTAATTTTATTGAATAGAGCCTGCTTACAAACGACGGGATTCGACCTAATGGAGCTGGAAGGAAAAGTTTTCTGGGAAACGGAATTATTTGCGGAAGAAAGCAAGAAAATTGCAAAAGTTTTCGAGCAACGTTTTGCAAAGAAGAAGTTCCCGAAACATACAAGTGTTCTTCTGAGAACTAAAGATGGAAAATCCAGAAGAACTCTTTGGGAGCATAAAGAAGTCCGAGATCGAAACGGTCATTTACAATATGTCATCTCCACCGGGACCGATGCGACAGGTTTAGAAGAAGCAGAATTCAGGATTGAAACATTACAAAGAGCGAATGAAGAAATCTTGGCCCAAAAAGCAATCATTGAATCCCAAAAATTCGATTTGGAAGATGTACTCCAAAACCTAAAAAGAACCCAGGCAAAATTAATCCAAGCATCTAAGTTAGCCGATCTAGGCCAACTAGCGGCAGGGATAGCTCACGAGATCAATAATCCTATTGGCGCAATCCAGGCAGCAGGTTATAATATTCTTTCTTATCTGGAAAAGATCAGAACGGAATTACGGCCTATTCTTCCCATTCTTTCCTCCATATCGGACGAAGATTGGATTTCCTTTAATGAACTGATTACATTAGGAGTTTCTTCCAAGGAGATCCTAATAGGTTTGGAAAGAAGAAGGATACTCGCCGAGATCAGAACAGAAATGAAGTCTGCGGATATTCTTTTTCCGGAAGAAACAGCAGAATTTTTTGTGGATTACGGGATCGCTTCTTCTTGGAGAAATTTCGAAAGAATATTAAGAAATCGGAATACAAGGGAACTTCTCCCCTTCTTTTTGAATCTTTTGGGTCCGGAACAATGTGTGGATACGATCAAAACTGCAGTGGATCGTTCCGCAAAAATTGTATATGCACTCAGAAGTTTTGCACATTTCGAATCCTCTCATAAGAAGAGGAAGTTCTCCTTAAAGGAAAATATTGATACCGTTCTGACGTTGTATCAGAATTTATTCAAACATGGCGTAGAAGTTTCGACTAACTTAGATGGGATCCCGGAGTTTTTAGGTTTCCCGGACGATTTGATGCATTTATGGACAAATTTGATCATGAATTCTGTCCAGGCAATGTCGTATAAGGGTTCGATCGGGATCAGTGCCTCTTTGCAAAAGAATGAGGTAATTGTTTCTATCCAAGATAAAGGACCTGGAATTCCTGCGGAAGTGCAGGACCAAGTATTCGATGCATTCTTCACTACCAAACCTTTGGGCGAAGGTTCCGGGCTAGGTTTAGATATAGCGAAGCGAATTGTAGAAAAGCATAAGGGAAGGATCTGGTTTGAATCTTCTCCGGGAAATACAATATTTTATGTGGGGCTTCCTTTCGAGGTCTGA
- a CDS encoding MHYT domain-containing protein, whose product MIAFLDNFFIYNSSAKLLSATYNPWLVVLSVLMAIFASYIALQIVGQKVPESSPPITKYLVSSAASLALGCGVWSMHFIGMLSFELCTTVQYDKSLTILSIFPSLLASTVALSFVSRPKISGTELVLGGLLVGSGIGAMHYTGMGAVETAPYLRYDPWFFALSIVVAVVLAILSLWVRFGLENLKLGTLWPSLISAATMGSAISGMHYTGMAAARFIGEEDKNLISQTADSTFLALAVSLITIAFTLFAFAVNWFLRYRDLINNLRISESRLRTIITTAVDGVITMDVQGKIREFNRSAELIFGYESKEVIGKNIRELMPDPYYTVKDKNSEIMLSAGFAKIIGSSREVIGIRKDGSDFPVRLAIGHGKLAGEDLFVGFVTDISERKMIENALKQSEQQVRSLIENIPGITYRCLPNNDWKMLFMSDASELITGYPIQDFVSANSIRSFKDIIHPEDLERVEFEVDAAVAGKRAFTLEYRIVHQNGEIKWLWENGRGAYGGNGEAIFIDGVILDITERRRMEEALRKEKEKAELAAITKTSFLANMSHEIRTPMNAILGFTEVLLSDELEKNHRTHLETVKSSAKSLLRLLNDILNTAKLEKGAVELEEIDFSLFKLIAELKSTLGISARKKNLEFEVIQESNLPEFYKGDSLRIRQILMNLIGNAVKFTDKGKVSLKIIREEGKLHFAVQDTGIGIQADRLDKIFEPFTQADISTTRRFGGTGLGTTICKQLTELMGGKIWAESVLGKGSTFHVLLPLEEGKHRQENKKQIAIKLPALKILVVDDVEKNTELVGLLLQNLGHHVESSYNGEDAVKKVTTGSFDLVLMDVQMPGLDGRQATRVIRMHEIQENVSRTPILALTASVFEEDKNAASAAGMDGFVSKPVEMDQMIAEIARVLGYSEMIANPEIDPSEKEVEWDPKKASILAKELSDSFQRGSIEEEYLEEFSDLIRTKVENSDFKSFRSKVEQFEFEEAYTLLKKFIIQLGLDKDLGK is encoded by the coding sequence GTGATTGCATTTTTAGATAATTTTTTCATTTATAATTCTTCTGCGAAACTTCTTTCGGCCACGTACAATCCTTGGTTGGTTGTTCTTTCCGTTTTAATGGCGATATTCGCGTCTTACATTGCCCTTCAGATCGTAGGACAAAAGGTTCCGGAATCTTCTCCACCCATTACCAAATATTTAGTATCTTCCGCGGCGAGCCTTGCATTGGGTTGTGGTGTTTGGTCCATGCATTTTATCGGGATGCTTTCTTTCGAGTTATGTACGACCGTTCAATACGATAAGAGCCTAACTATCTTATCTATATTTCCGAGTCTTCTTGCTTCTACAGTCGCATTATCGTTCGTAAGCAGGCCGAAAATTTCTGGCACCGAACTTGTGTTAGGCGGCTTGCTTGTAGGTTCCGGAATAGGAGCAATGCATTATACTGGAATGGGTGCCGTAGAGACTGCTCCTTATTTACGTTATGATCCTTGGTTCTTTGCATTATCCATCGTAGTTGCAGTGGTTCTTGCGATACTCTCTCTTTGGGTAAGATTCGGTTTAGAAAATTTAAAATTAGGGACTCTCTGGCCTTCTCTTATTTCTGCCGCCACCATGGGATCAGCTATTTCCGGTATGCATTATACTGGCATGGCGGCCGCAAGGTTTATTGGAGAAGAAGATAAAAATCTAATTTCTCAAACTGCAGATTCCACATTTTTAGCTCTTGCTGTTTCTTTAATCACGATCGCATTCACTTTGTTTGCATTTGCAGTCAACTGGTTCTTAAGATATCGCGATCTAATCAACAACCTAAGGATCAGTGAATCCAGACTCAGAACGATCATCACCACAGCTGTGGATGGTGTTATCACAATGGACGTCCAGGGTAAGATTAGAGAATTCAATCGCTCTGCAGAATTGATCTTCGGTTATGAAAGCAAAGAAGTGATCGGAAAGAATATCAGGGAACTGATGCCCGATCCCTACTATACTGTAAAAGATAAAAATTCCGAGATAATGCTGAGTGCCGGGTTCGCTAAAATTATAGGAAGCAGCAGAGAAGTCATAGGCATCAGAAAAGATGGCTCCGACTTTCCAGTACGTTTGGCAATCGGACATGGAAAACTTGCAGGAGAAGATCTATTTGTCGGTTTTGTAACGGATATTAGCGAAAGAAAAATGATTGAGAACGCATTAAAACAAAGTGAGCAACAGGTGCGTTCCCTGATCGAAAATATTCCGGGAATTACTTACAGATGTCTTCCCAATAATGACTGGAAGATGTTATTCATGAGTGATGCTTCCGAATTAATAACGGGTTATCCTATTCAAGATTTCGTAAGTGCAAACTCTATAAGGTCTTTCAAAGATATCATTCATCCTGAAGATCTGGAAAGAGTGGAGTTCGAAGTAGATGCGGCGGTCGCCGGAAAAAGAGCATTTACTTTAGAATACAGGATCGTTCACCAAAATGGTGAGATCAAATGGCTTTGGGAAAATGGGCGCGGGGCATATGGTGGAAATGGGGAAGCAATCTTTATTGACGGAGTTATTTTAGACATCACCGAAAGAAGAAGAATGGAAGAAGCCTTACGCAAAGAAAAAGAAAAAGCGGAGCTTGCAGCAATTACTAAAACTTCTTTCTTAGCGAATATGAGCCATGAGATCCGAACTCCGATGAACGCAATCCTTGGATTTACGGAAGTTCTCCTTTCTGATGAATTAGAAAAAAATCATAGAACCCATTTGGAAACAGTCAAAAGTTCCGCAAAATCTTTATTAAGACTTTTGAATGATATTTTAAACACCGCGAAATTGGAAAAAGGTGCGGTGGAACTGGAAGAAATCGACTTCTCCCTTTTCAAATTGATCGCGGAATTAAAGTCCACCTTGGGAATCAGCGCCAGAAAGAAAAATCTAGAATTCGAAGTGATCCAGGAATCTAATCTACCAGAATTTTATAAGGGAGATTCCTTACGGATCAGACAAATCCTGATGAACTTGATAGGTAACGCAGTCAAATTCACGGACAAAGGAAAAGTGAGTTTAAAAATAATCAGAGAAGAAGGAAAACTTCATTTCGCGGTCCAGGATACAGGGATCGGGATCCAAGCAGATCGATTGGATAAAATTTTCGAACCGTTCACACAGGCAGATATTTCCACAACGAGACGTTTTGGTGGGACAGGGCTTGGCACCACTATCTGTAAACAGTTAACGGAGTTGATGGGTGGAAAGATCTGGGCAGAGAGTGTTCTTGGAAAAGGAAGTACATTCCACGTACTTCTTCCTTTAGAAGAAGGAAAACACAGACAAGAAAACAAGAAACAAATTGCGATCAAACTTCCTGCACTGAAGATACTAGTCGTCGACGATGTGGAAAAAAATACGGAGCTTGTAGGCCTTCTTCTTCAAAACCTTGGACATCATGTGGAATCATCGTATAACGGAGAAGATGCAGTAAAAAAAGTCACGACCGGATCTTTCGATTTGGTTCTAATGGACGTACAGATGCCCGGGCTGGATGGTCGCCAAGCAACTAGGGTTATCCGAATGCATGAGATCCAGGAGAATGTTTCCAGGACTCCTATTTTAGCATTGACTGCCAGCGTTTTTGAAGAAGATAAAAATGCCGCAAGTGCAGCCGGAATGGATGGATTTGTCTCTAAACCTGTGGAGATGGACCAGATGATAGCCGAGATCGCAAGAGTGTTAGGTTATTCCGAAATGATCGCAAATCCTGAAATCGATCCTTCCGAAAAAGAAGTAGAATGGGATCCTAAAAAGGCTTCCATTCTAGCAAAGGAACTATCCGATTCTTTCCAAAGAGGTTCGATAGAAGAGGAATACTTGGAAGAATTTTCGGATCTAATCCGAACTAAAGTGGAAAATTCCGATTTTAAATCTTTTCGTTCTAAGGTAGAACAATTCGAATTCGAAGAGGCGTATACTCTTCTCAAAAAATTCATTATCCAACTCGGATTGGACAAAGATCTCGGAAAATAG
- a CDS encoding 1,2-dihydroxy-3-keto-5-methylthiopentene dioxygenase, protein MATIIQKPGLPEIKDNTEVKSFLNKRGINYDHWPVPSSSHSLTDKLTLVDDEKEALLKNLDNRFETLKEKEGYQSRDLIVLHPQVPGLNEMLAKFDKVHYHTDDEVRYIVDGSGIFGFSLAGEKFLVRVEKDDFISVPKNTNHWFTLDENKRIKAVRYFQDMSGWVPNYVEETTALV, encoded by the coding sequence ATGGCGACTATTATCCAAAAACCGGGATTGCCGGAAATCAAAGACAACACCGAAGTTAAATCCTTTCTAAATAAAAGAGGGATCAATTACGATCATTGGCCGGTCCCAAGTTCCTCTCATTCTCTTACGGATAAATTGACTCTTGTTGACGACGAGAAAGAAGCTCTTCTCAAAAATTTGGACAATCGTTTCGAGACTTTAAAGGAAAAAGAAGGTTATCAATCTAGAGACCTGATCGTTCTTCATCCGCAAGTTCCTGGCCTAAACGAGATGTTAGCCAAATTTGACAAAGTGCATTATCATACGGACGACGAAGTTCGTTATATCGTAGATGGCTCCGGGATTTTCGGATTCTCGCTTGCTGGCGAAAAGTTTTTAGTAAGAGTGGAGAAGGATGATTTCATCTCTGTTCCTAAGAACACAAATCACTGGTTCACTCTAGATGAGAACAAAAGGATCAAAGCAGTTCGTTATTTCCAAGATATGAGCGGCTGGGTCCCGAATTACGTAGAAGAAACTACGGCTTTAGTCTGA
- the mtnB gene encoding methylthioribulose 1-phosphate dehydratase gives MSQKKILTRLAESGVLYHSKGWMPGTAGNLSIKDEKDPNVFWVSGSGLDKNKLTRKDFLPVEIESGKVLEGWKGREGLKPSAETSIHRAVYKAFPEMGCSLHVHTPESNLIEIGVSKENPIEDLPLLPLEIIKAFGIWDENPNVSVPVLYNYPKVQDISDHLEQHLVQAKPRVPFCIIEKHGITVWGKDLVQANRHLEAADFLLKVRAMSK, from the coding sequence ATGTCCCAAAAAAAGATCCTGACTCGCTTAGCTGAGTCGGGAGTTCTATACCATTCTAAAGGATGGATGCCCGGAACTGCAGGCAACCTTTCCATCAAAGATGAAAAAGATCCTAACGTATTCTGGGTAAGCGGTAGCGGTTTAGATAAGAACAAACTGACTCGCAAAGATTTTCTTCCTGTAGAAATAGAGTCCGGAAAAGTATTAGAAGGTTGGAAAGGCAGAGAAGGCCTAAAACCTTCCGCCGAAACTTCTATCCACAGAGCAGTTTATAAAGCATTTCCTGAAATGGGTTGCTCTCTTCACGTTCATACTCCGGAATCCAATCTGATCGAAATAGGAGTTTCTAAAGAGAATCCTATAGAGGATCTTCCACTTCTTCCCTTAGAGATCATCAAGGCGTTCGGTATTTGGGACGAGAATCCGAATGTTTCCGTTCCGGTTTTGTATAATTATCCAAAGGTTCAAGATATCTCGGACCATTTGGAACAGCATCTCGTTCAGGCAAAACCTAGAGTCCCATTCTGTATTATAGAAAAACATGGGATCACTGTTTGGGGAAAAGATCTGGTCCAAGCAAATCGACATTTGGAAGCAGCAGATTTTTTACTAAAAGTGCGGGCAATGTCGAAGTAA